In one Artemia franciscana unplaced genomic scaffold, ASM3288406v1 Scaffold_4387, whole genome shotgun sequence genomic region, the following are encoded:
- the LOC136043287 gene encoding integrase/recombinase-like has protein sequence MDVDTLPEFQYAKRPKRLPVVLTQLETKRVFQHLNEPYSIMVGLMYGAGLRLSECLSLRVLDIDFERLEITVRHGKGNKDRRTLLPEFILPSLKEAVAKTELYFKCDQNMGIDHVHLPNALSKKYSNAGKQLKWQYVFRCREDIERPCYRKNRTPPYSH, from the coding sequence ATGGACGTTGATACGCTTCCTGAATTCCAATACGCCAAAAGACCCAAACGTTTACCCGTTGTGCTGACTCAACTAGAGACTAAACGTGTTTTTCAACATCTTAATGAACCATATTCAATAATGGTTGGTTTGATGTATGGAGCAGGTTTAAGACTTAGCGAGTGTTTAAGCTTGCGGGTTCTCGATATTGATTTTGAACGTTTAGAAATTACGGTGCGTCATGGCAAAGGAAATAAAGACAGACGTACACTTTTGCCAGAGTTTATTTTGCCTAGTCTGAAAGAAGCTGTCGCAAAAACTGAGCTATATTTTAAATGTGACCAAAATATGGGAATAGATCATGTTCATTTACCGAAtgcattaagtaaaaaatattcgaaTGCAGGGAAGCAGTTAAAGTGGCAGTATGTTTTTCGCTGCCGCGAAGACATCGAAAGACCCTGTTACAGGAAGAACAGGACGCCACCATATTCACACTAA
- the LOC136043288 gene encoding large-conductance mechanosensitive channel-like, translating into MGMVSEFKEFAMRGNVMDMAVGIIIGGAFGKIITSLVNDMIMPVVGKLMGGVDFSNLFINLGDGDFATLAAAQEAGAATLNYGAFIQSAIDFLIIAFAIFMMIRAMNNLSKKEEVEEAPAEPSEDVVLLREIRDALKK; encoded by the coding sequence ATGGGTATGGTGAGTGAATTTAAAGAGTTTGCCATGAGAGGCAATGTGATGGACATGGCCGTTGGTATCATTATTGGCGGTGCGTTTGGCAAGATTATTACGTCTTTAGTGAACGATATGATCATGCCCGTTGTGGGCAAGTTAATGGGCGGGGTTGATTTCAGTAATCTCTTTATCAATTTGGGTGATGGTGATTTCGCGACGCTTGCAGCAGCGCAAGAGGCTGGCGCTGCCACGCTGAATTACGGCGCTTTCATCCAATCTGCGATTGATTTTCTGATTATTGCTTTCGCGATTTTTATGATGATCCGTGCGATGAATAACCTGAGTAAGAAAGAAGAAGTCGAAGAAGCACCAGCAGAACCGTCTGAAGATGTGGTTTTGTTACGTGAAATTCGTGACGCATTGAAAAAATAG
- the LOC136043289 gene encoding alpha-agarase-like: MYFIYNIGISFMKSIQKALYLLVVGIFLTGCAGTGKVSQPMCALAGAIVAGGGSAAVHDGDKPDRAFAVGALVGAAIGYIACSEGPALDSDGDGVIDDLDQCPGTPMGTPVGTDGCPLDSDGDGVNDDMDQCPGTPAGTTVGTDGCPLDSDGDGVIDDNDQCPGTPAGVEVEANGCPKVGETLMVLQGVHFAFDSAVLTDEAKYKLDEAATTLNGNSLVNVKVVGHTDSIGSESYNQGLSQKRAAAVVEYLSANGVSEYRLTSEGMGEVHPIADNTTDQGRYQNRRVEFIVVE; this comes from the coding sequence atgtattttatttacaacATAGGAATATCTTTTATGAAATCTATTCAAAAAGCCTTATACCTACTCGTCGTGGGGATTTTCTTGACGGGCTGTGCAGGTACTGGAAAAGTAAGCCAACCAATGTGCGCTCTGGCTGGGGCAATTGTTGCGGGTGGCGGTTCTGCCGCTGTGCATGACGGCGACAAACCTGATCGCGCATTTGCTGTTGGCGCTTTAGTCGGTGCAGCAATCGGTTATATCGCATGTAGCGAAGGACCAGCACTTGATTCTGATGGCGACGGCGTGATTGATGATCTTGATCAATGCCCCGGCACACCAATGGGAACACCCGTTGGTACTGATGGCTGCCCATTAGATAGTGATGGCGATGGTGTAAACGACGATATGGATCAATGCCCAGGCACACCAGCGGGCACCACTGTTGGCACTGACGGTTGCCCTCTAGATAGTGACGGTGACGGCGTGATTGACGACAACGATCAATGCCCAGGTACGCCAGCCGGTGTAGAAGTTGAAGCAAACGGTTGCCCGAAAGTCGGTGAAACATTAATGGTGCTGCAAGGTGTTCACTTTGCGTTCGACAGTGCTGTATTAACTGACGAAGCAAAATATAAACTTGACGAAGCAGCCACAACACTAAACGGAAACTCATTAGTTAACGTGAAAGTTGTAGGTCACACTGACAGTATCGGTAGCGAAAGCTACAACCAAGGCTTATCACAAAAACGTGCTGCAGCCGTGGTTGAGTACTTATCAGCGAACGGAGTCAGTGAATACCGCTTAACATCTGAAGGCATGGGTGAAGTTCATCCAATTGCTGACAACACCACTGATCAAGGCCGTTACCAAAACCGCCGTGTTGAGTTTATCGTTGTTGAGTAA
- the LOC136043290 gene encoding uncharacterized protein LOC136043290 — translation MQTTPSLEDFQYQNTSLQGVSRTFALTIPQLPERLCSVVGNGYLLCRIADTIEDEATLSATQKRHFSDRFIAVVEGNENPASFAADLYPLLSDQTLEAERDLIINTPIVIRITHSYNEVQQQALARCVRIMAQGMADYQDKETLHGLPDQPAMDEYCYYVAGVVGEMLTALFCDYSADIAANRNDLDRLAVSFGQGLQMTNILKDIWDDQQRGACWLPQHTFSQHGFDLSDLSPTNHGETFQEGLGELIGLANVHLQNALEYTLFIPPEHKGIRKFCLWAIGMAILTLKNINKNRTFTDGQQVKISRRTVKATIFMTNLLVSNDKSLKLFFKLISAGLPSYPNHAKITQEERDKHAINNNMK, via the coding sequence ATGCAAACGACACCGAGTTTAGAAGACTTCCAATACCAAAATACGAGCCTGCAAGGCGTTTCTCGTACTTTCGCATTAACCATTCCTCAGCTACCCGAGCGTCTTTGCAGCGTGGTCGGAAATGGCTATTTGTTATGCCGTATTGCCGATACGATTGAAGATGAGGCGACACTTAGCGCCACACAAAAACGGCACTTTTCAGATCGCTTTATCGCCGTGGTTGAAGGCAACGAAAACCCAGCATCGTTTGCAGCAGATCTATATCCGTTACTGTCTGATCAGACCCTGGAAGCAGAGCGTGATCTCATCATCAACACACCTATCGTGATCAGGATCACTCACAGTTATAACGAAGTGCAGCAACAAGCACTCGCCCGTTGCGTGCGTATTATGGCGCAAGGCATGGCAGATTATCAGGATAAAGAAACCTTGCACGGTCTGCCTGATCAGCCTGCTATGGATGAATATTGTTATTATGTTGCCGGTGTAGTTGGTGAAATGCTCACAGCACTTTTTTGTGATTACAGCGCTGACATTGCCGCAAACCGAAACGATTTAGACAGGCTGGCTGTCTCATTTGGGCAGGGCCTACAAATGACCaatatcctcaaagacatttgGGATGATCAGCAACGCGGCGCCTGTTGGCTGCCACAACACACATTTTCCCAGCATGGTTTTGATCTTTCCGATCTGTCTCCGACAAATCATGGTGAAACATTCCAGGAAGGACTTGGCGAATTAATCGGACTGGCGAATGTTCACTTACAAAATGCGCTGGAATACACGTTATTCATTCCGCCTGAACACAAAGGCATTCGAAAGTTTTGTCTATGGGCCATTGGTATGGCGATCTTAAcgttaaaaaatatcaataaaaacagAACGTTCACAGACGGGCAGCAGGTTAAAATCTCTCGGCGCACGGTCAAAGCGACCATTTTCATGACGAACCTTCTCGTTTCCAACGATAAGTCATTGAAGTTGTTCTTTAAACTAATTTCCGCTGGATTGCCCAGTTATCCTAATCATGCGAAAATTACACAAGAAGAGCGGGATAAGCACGCCATCaataataatatgaaataa
- the LOC136043291 gene encoding squalene--hopene cyclase-like, translated as MLTPSRFKASESDGNAAACQSLRSDSKGQPDSQNPIEACIESASQALLEQQNDAGYWDYQLEADCTIPAEYIMMMHFMDDIDRELELKIANYLRAKQADHGGWPLYHGGALDLSCSVKVYYALKLVGDDIDAPHMRRAREAILALGGAAQSNVFTRIALALFAQVPWRAVPFIPVEVMFLPKWFPFHLSKVSYWSRTVMVPLFILCSLKPVAANPRNTNIRELFTTAPDQEKNYFHPTTPLSRVLHVLDAIGRTCIEPLIPKFVRKRAVEKAKNWFIERLNGEDGLGAIFPAMVNAHESLKILGYDEQHPLMIQTRRALDKLLIIEEDHAYCQPCLSPMWDTGIASLALLESDPDANREAITHGLDWLADQQLSDEPGDWRDNNPDLAGGGWPFQFANAHYPDLDDTSMIGWAMALADRDHYAENIARAANWVAGMQSDNGGFGAFDRNNTHYYLNQIPFADHGALLDPPTEDVTARCIALLGLTKDARYDETLARAITYLKNTQQENGSWFGRWGSNYIYGTWSVLSALEVAGYDMQEGWIQKAAQWLLSNQYLDGGWGESNDSYYPGKETQPHVSTPFQTSWAMLGLIAAGHAKTDAVNRAANYLVHQQMDDTALWDDDNFTAPGFPRVFYLKYHGYTKFFPLWALAKYQRHFQKHA; from the coding sequence ATGCTAACGCCTTCTCGCTTTAAAGCGTCTGAATCTGATGGGAATGCCGCAGCGTGTCAATCCTTACGCAGCGATTCCAAGGGTCAACCGGACTCCCAAAACCCGATCGAAGCCTGCATAGAGAGTGCAAGCCAAGCGTTGCTTGAACAACAAAACGACGCTGGTTATTGGGATTATCAGCTCGAAGCAGACTGCACGATTCCAGCGGAATACATCATGATGATGCATTTCATGGACGATATTGATCGCGAACTTGAGTTAAAGATCGCCAATTATCTTCGCGCTAAACAAGCCGATCACGGAGGTTGGCCTTTGTATCACGGCGGCGCACTCGATCTTAGCTGCTCGGTAAAAGTCTACTACGCACTCAAACTGGTTGGTGACGATATTGACGCGCCGCACATGCGTCGCGCACGCGAGGCAATTCTCGCCCTGGGCGGTGCCGCACAAAGTAATGTCTTCACCCGAATTGCATTGGCTTTGTTTGCCCAAGTACCGTGGCGAGCTGTGCCGTTTATTCCTGTTGAAGTGATGTTTTTGCCGAAATGGTTTCCATTTCACTTGAGCAAAGTCTCTTACTGGTCGCGTACGGTCATGGTGCCACTTTTTATTCTATGCTCTCTCAAACCTGTCGCGGCAAATCCGCGTAATACGAATATTCGCGAGTTATTCACGACAGCGCCGGATcaggaaaaaaactatttccacCCAACCACGCCATTAAGTCGCGTATTGCATGTTTTGGATGCAATCGGACGCACATGTATCGAACCCCTAATTCCAAAGTTTGTCCGCAAACGCGCGGTTGAAAAAGCCAAGAATTGGTTCATCGAACGTCTCAATGGTGAGGATGGACTCGGTGCAATTTTCCCCGCGATGGTAAATGCCCATGAATCGTTAAAAATTCTCGGCTACGACGAACAACACCCGTTAATGATTCAAACACGTAGAGCGCTAGATAAGCTACTTATCATCGAAGAGGATCATGCCTACTGTCAGCCTTGCCTTTCACCAATGTGGGACACCGGCATCGCGTCGTTAGCGTTACTTGAAAGCGATCCGGATGCAAATCGTGAGGCAATCACACACGGACTCGACTGGTTAGCCGATCAACAACTGTCTGACGAACCGGGAGACTGGCGCGACAATAATCCTGATCTCGCCGGTGGTGGCTGGCCTTTCCAGTTTGCGAACGCTCACTACCCTGATCTTGATGACACCTCCATGATCGGCTGGGCGATGGCCCTCGCAGATCGTGATCACTACGCTGAAAATATCGCGCGCGCCGCTAATTGGGTCGCTGGAATGCAATCAGACAATGGTGGCTTTGGCGCTTTTGATCGGAACAACACGCACTATTACCTTAACCAGATCCCATTTGCTGATCATGGCGCGTTATTGGATCCGCCGACTGAAGATGTCACTGCACGATGTATTGCACTGCTCGGCCTGACGAAGGACGCGCGTTACGACGAGACGCTTGCGCGCGCAATCACGTATCTGAAGAACACGCAGCAAGAAAATGGATCTTGGTTTGGCCGTTGGGGCAGCAATTACATCTATGGTACGTGGTCAGTCTTGAGCGCACTGGAAGTCGCTGGCTACGACATGCAAGAAGGCTGGATTCAAAAAGCCGCGCAATGGTTGCTGAGCAACCAATATCTTGATGGCGGCTGGGGTGAAAGCAATGACAGTTATTATCCAGGCAAAGAAACACAGCCGCATGTCAGCACACCGTTCCAAACTTCATGGGCGATGCTTGGGCTGATCGCAGCCGGACACGCTAAAACCGATGCAGTCAATCGTGCCGCCAATTATTTGGTTCACCAACAAATGGATGACACCGCATTATGGGATGATGATAACTTCACTGCACCGGGTTTTCCGCGCGTGTTCTATTTGAAGTATCACGGCTACACGAAATTTTTCCCACTCTGGGCATTAGCAAAATACCAGCgtcattttcaaaaacacgCCTGA
- the LOC136043292 gene encoding 5'-methylthioadenosine/S-adenosylhomocysteine nucleosidase-like: MSKIGIIAAMSSEARLFAGQRIKNAHITQVQNHLIYVSGMGDEKAEVATRKLIEQGAIALISWGTAGSLSPSATPGDLLLPETVITPDTTYRPDQSWRERLEKHLIDHQQPLNSAAILSGSGMVDHQKEKAELFQQTHCVAVDMESAAIARVASEFGIPFIVVRAVVDAHDQAIPDLATNAINAFGEVRAVQLSKGLISQPASLRDLIKLGRHFELASKTLKNVIQLCPESLCFPATE; this comes from the coding sequence ATGTCAAAAATCGGCATCATTGCTGCGATGTCGTCCGAAGCTCGTTTGTTCGCCGGGCAACGCATTAAAAATGCGCATATTACACAAGTACAAAATCACCTCATCTACGTTTCAGGAATGGGTGACGAAAAGGCCGAAGTCGCCACTCGCAAACTCATTGAACAGGGCGCAATCGCGCTGATCAGCTGGGGCACAGCAGGTAGCCTTAGCCCATCAGCCACGCCTGGTGACTTATTACTACCGGAAACGGTCATCACACCGGATACGACGTATAGACCCGATCAGTCTTGGCGTGAGCGTCTAGAAAAACATCTCATTGATCATCAACAACCGCTCAACTCCGCGGCCATTCTCAGCGGCTCAGGCATGGTTGATcaccaaaaagaaaaagcagaaCTGTTCCAACAAACGCACTGCGTAGCAGTTGATATGGAGAGCGCAGCCATCGCCCGTGTTGCTTCCGAATTTGGGATTCCATTCATTGTTGTGCGTGCGGTGGTTGATGCGCATGATCAGGCGATTCCCGATCTGGCGACAAACGCAATCAATGCGTTTGGTGAGGTGCGTGCTGTACAACTGAGCAAAGGACTGATTTCACAGCCTGCTAGCTTGCGTGATCTGATCAAACTTGGTCGACATTTTGAACTTGCCAGCAAAACCCTGAAGAACGTTATTCAGCTATGCCCTGAGTCACTATGTTTCCCCGCTACGGAGTAA